Part of the Ammospiza nelsoni isolate bAmmNel1 chromosome 6, bAmmNel1.pri, whole genome shotgun sequence genome is shown below.
CTGCACGCTTGTGCCCTGTCTGCAGGGCCACTGCTGTGTGTGCCATTCATCCATAGAGAGGCCTTTCAGGTTGTAGCTGTGTGTCCCGTGTTGGTGTTTGATTTAACATAAAGCATGAGGTAGTTTTGGGGCAGGGGGGGCATTGTAGTGAGATGCTGAGGATCAGAGAACTACTGCAGTCATGTTACTGAAGATCTCCAGCATCCAGAGAGCAAAGGGTGTGGTGGCTTTCCTTGTTTATCCAGGGAGGGAATAAATGTAATGAAAATgaatgtaataaaaatacaaaatatgagAATGTTCTCAGTTTGGAAGTTTTGCTACTTTGTGAGACTTGCGTGCTTGTCACTGGCTGAGGTaccagccagcacagagctcaggtgAGAGAGATGCATGGAGACTGTGTGAGCTGATGATATGTTACTGAGCCAGTCTGTGTACACTCTTAAatcatttgtgtgtgtgtgtgaacgGTTGGTACCTCTTATGGTTTTATTGCAAGTTTGACAGtggtttgtgcttttctttATCTGATGTAGATGAAGTCAAGAAGCTGCAGTTGAGAATCTCAGCTTCCGTTTAATGTAAAGAATACatttagaaacaaacaaaagcaggcTTCTTGTAGTGAAAGATAAGGGCTCAAATCTGTGAATGGACCATGCTCTGAAAGCCCAGAAGCAAGGTAAGAAGAataagaaatgtgtttttaaatctGTAAAGATTTGGATCAGGAGCAGGCTCGTAACACCAAGTGTGAGTAGTACCACacagcagtggcactgctgaCTGCAGGGGCGATACCTTCCCCAGGAATGGGCCCCTTGAACACAGGGGTGCTGCTAGCCCGCCACATGTGGCACTGAAAGCCTCCTGCAGGCAGgtcagagggaggaggaggttTTCAGCATCCATGTTCCAGAGGTTTCGTATGTGCCGAGTTCCAGCGAGAGTTTTCCCTGTGGagaggctgctgtggctgtggagGACGCTGCTGTGTTCCTACAGCCTGACAAACAGAGGAGCGGGCGCCCAGCGGGATCTGCTGAGGAGGTAGAGGGAGCACAGGAGGCTTCATTGTAGCGCCACTGGTGCTGTTTCAGTTGAGCTAAACCCTGGTTTGTACCCCAAAAATACATAAACTGCAAAAGTGCATCATCTTAAGCATCTACAAAGCTTCATGACATCACTTCAGTGTACTTTATAATCTGTTCAACAGGCAGCAATGCTCTAAAACTGCTCCTAACAAAATCCTGAGTTCAAAGCAGTGTGTTGGCATCTGAGTCACAAGCCAGCCCACTCAGCCTTTTTCCATATATCCGTATGGCTCGGGCTGTACATTCTCCAACAAGACAGTATTTTCATGCACTAGTGCCGTCTCAGCTCAGCTTTTTGATGATACTCTGCTCAAAATTGGCTTGAGTGCAGCTACTCACTGCCTCTGTCACTCCATACATATCCTAGACATTAAAGACTGGGGACATATTTGGCAAAAGGGTGAAGGGTAAAGACTGGAAGTATGTAAAAAACTAGTGTAAGAATAACAGAACATTAGATGAGACAAGAAGTTTTACTTCAagtaaaattataattttaattccTATATCCCTTGGggtgaaaaaaaagcaaagaaacaaacaaaaagaacccCATAGCACAAACCAAAAttaaacaagcaaaacaaaaatccagcaACAAAAACCCTGCTTTAAATCTATCTCCTTCTGTCATAACCCTAAGCTGACCTCTAAAACCACTGTCTGCAGCATCTTGCTTCCAGGCTTCTTGTTCCTGCCTTACTATTTCCCCTCTCCATCTGTTGGGCTGCAATGGCTTGGAATAAGATTAACTAGGTCAGAAGCTGCAGTTCCCACTTTGAAGGTCGCACATGCCTCTTCTGTCGAACATGGAAAAATTATATTGATAGAAAGGGAATTGTGGATCCCACTGTCTAAGCACATGCATGGAATGTTCAAAATTGATACCTATAGTAGTAGCAGGAAATCTGATAGAAACAAGAACCAAAATCAAAACCCTCCTGAGGAgataattacatttatttaattcCACAACACAGTGTTTAAGACAGACAAATGTTAATGAtgtctttctgtaaaataattacatttctGATTTTGAGGATAGAGACTATGCATTTATTATGTTTGGCTTGAAAAATGCCATGgctgtaaaaaaaattttatagaAGAGAGGCAAAATCTGCTGAAGAAATAACTAGGTCAGGATCCTTCAGAATTTAAATGAGATTTCAGGAAGTATATTCCAAAATGATAACTGAAACAAAGCTGTGTGTATGTGTAAATATGATATGCAAATACTAGAAAGCTTCATGGAATACATACAATTTCAGGTtgctttttgaagaaaaatgaatacaTGAGATGGGAAATTGCTGTTGACACATAAAATATGATGGCACATaaagacaaaaatgaaattaaatatgtGACCTATATCATGAAACACAACAAAACCTGCTTAGTTGCTGCTGGAGACAAGATCTTTTATTTGTCTGAAACCACAGGGAGAATATAAGGAGAGAGAACTGAATTATCTGAAATGAAGATAATGCTGATCCAGCATAATATCCTGGAAAAATACTTCCATGCCATCTCTCCTAAGTGATCAAGATAGATAAGACATCTAAATAGCACAGCCCCTTCAGCACAGCCCACTTagcaaaaaatcagaaaatggagaaatgcTCTTTACAGTTTTgtccttttttcatttaaaaataaaagcttgtgCCTAAATCCTGAGAGGGTGGCCAGCACTGTGCAGAAAGCAGGACAAAAAGGTGTGGCTTATTTATTCAAAGTCCTGTACACTGTGGAAAGCATTGAAAATAACCAAGGAGGCAGCTGAAGCCAGGTGTGCCCTTTCCTATGGAGGGTTCCCTCATTAAGTGTCTCTCTTGGTCCTGGCCAGGTTAGAGCGATAGAAATGTTTCAGGGATGCTAAATGTGAAGGCTTGTCCTTCCAAGGCCAGGAAGCCTGGAGGAGAGTGGTATTTGCAGGGCAGAGCCCCTTGCACAGGTCACGAAAGATTTCATCAACCAGCTGAGAGAAAAAACCAATCCAGGGGTTTTTATCCAAACCCTGCACGGAGCGAACCTGATAGGCACTGTAAACACTGGTGAAAAGGAGACGGTCAAACTCCGTTGCAGGCAAGGGAGTGTCAGTCAGTGAATAATATCTCAGATGCTGCTCAATCTCTGCCGGTGTTTTGGGAACTTCCTCCTCTAAAATCTGCAGGAAGCGCCGTGCCGGGCGTAGGGAGGCCAGCTCTTCATCCCGCAGCCGGATTGTCCCGTTGGCCTGAATATCCAGCCTTCCCCAGAGCATCTGGAAGAGGGGAGCAGCGCTGTCACGGAAAGCCCAGCACAACTCCATCACTCCCGGGCGCGCTGCGAGCAAAGCGCTCCGCAGCGCTGCCAGACAAACCTCGGGCGGGCCCAGAGGCGGCCGCTCCCTCACGGCCGGCCTGGTCCCACTCCAtatccctccctctctgccGGCCCCAGGCCCCGTTTCTGAGCAGCCCCACACCTCGTTTCCCCTTGGGACCAGTGCAGCTCTtgcccccatccctgctgttcCCCCGCAGTCCCGCCTGCAGCACTCCCCGGCGCGGCCGCTCGGGCGGGGGCTTGCCCGCCTGCGGGGCCGCCACCAGAGCCGGCGGGGAGGGCCCCTTGTGCCTCCGCGGGCACCCCGTGAGGGCCGCGGCTGGGGCACGGCCGCCCCGGGCTGCACCCCGCTGTGGGAGGGAGCACGAATGCCATTAGGCATCAGCGAGGCCTTCTCCGGGAGCTCCTGGAACCCGTCAGGGGTGAGAACAAACAGAACGGGTGAGTTTTTACGTGCAGGCAGGTGGGGGCATGGGCACGAACAGTGCCTCGGCCCAGGGCCCCCAGTGCTCAGGAGACCTCTAACATGATGCCAGCGTCCTCTGGGCCACGACGGGCTCTGTTGGTGCCGCTGTGAGGATGTTCATCTGGAAGACATCAGACAGAGCTTGGTAGCACAAGACCTTCCTGTTTACTGTTTTTGTCATTTGATTGTCAATAACGTCTTCAACATTCCTGAGCTACCACTCAGCTTGCCAAATATGACAGATGCTGACCACGGGATTTTGATAAGCAAAACAAGCTTTTTAAGAGAAGCATCAGTGGTTGAGGCGAGGTTTTGGATATCACCGCCCTtagtgctgccagcagagctaAAGCATACAGCAGCAAAGGCACTGCTTTGACAGGCAGCAAGGATCCTCTCACACCGAGAATGCATGGGGTTTGAGCCGATGGGTTTGGCTGGTTAGCAGTTTTTGCTGGAGAAAGTAATGCTGCCCAATGAAAGGAGTGTGCTGGCAAGCTCCTCAAGCTGCTGCTAGAAACACAAACTGATGCTTATCCTGGTTTTCTACTTCTTCCCTAAGATTCTGCCGCTGGAAGAGTGTGAGGATAAAAGAAACCTTGTCAGATCCGGCTAATTACTTGCTGGGACACATGACATCATGtaatttggggaaaataggTATGAGGCCAGAAGAATGGCAGTTTTTGAATATGAAAGTCACATTAATCCTAAGAATTGTTTGATTTTCATTTCCTAATATTTACAGTGCTTTAACtgtctgcatttattttatttcttttcttgtgtgtgTATGAAAAGTGAGACACAAGCAGTCTTGGTCCAGGTCTGTGAGAGAGAGgctgcatccctccctcctctgtGTTATCAGTGCCATGAGGTAGCCAAGACCCTCTTCTACTTCTTACAGACTCATCCTTCAGGTTAAGAAACATGAATTTGAAAAAGCTCATATAAAATAGTAAGCTCTCTAATATATTCATGGTggggtttttaatattttttaatggatgaaggctttttcatatatatattttaaaaaaagaggatttACATTGAATACTCCATAGTTAAAGTCAGCAGGTGCAtatgaaaagtagaaaaattatttagtaCTATACATGTGTGATGACTGCTACCAAAAGACACTTCCAAATCTCCATTTTTGATTAGACCTTTTCAGGGAGATGCACGAGCTGCCTGGAGAAGTGCACTGCCAGCCCTCAGCTGCAGAGGTTTGttcctctgcacagctgcaggctcTGTGATCCAAGCCAGCTGTGGCTTTGGAATGTGAGCTGAGATGTAGCTGTTTTTTCCTACTCCTCCACAGATGTACCAGTAAGGCTTTTAGCTCAGGTGAAAGTGTTATATCATCTGAAAATTTATTTGGTGGCACTATCTGCAGTAACTGATGCTCTCGGCTCACAGATCCCCCTCCTGAGAGATGTCTGACTGGCTGCAAAGTCAGTGCTTTTGTTGAATAGATGCCAAACTGCCTTTAGAAGTAACTGcctcataaatatttttgagtAGAGAAAAA
Proteins encoded:
- the FAM180B gene encoding protein FAM180B, producing MAQAQLSSWLLLCVFAASQRLTDEHPHSGTNRARRGPEDAGIMLEMLWGRLDIQANGTIRLRDEELASLRPARRFLQILEEEVPKTPAEIEQHLRYYSLTDTPLPATEFDRLLFTSVYSAYQVRSVQGLDKNPWIGFFSQLVDEIFRDLCKGLCPANTTLLQASWPWKDKPSHLASLKHFYRSNLARTKRDT